The following coding sequences lie in one Candidatus Phytoplasma solani genomic window:
- a CDS encoding O-methyltransferase — protein sequence MFNKKIYLKKLKTYAQKHKVPIIQDDSLSFLLQQIPQNKIHKILEIGTAIGYSALAMSFDNTEIDTLERDYFNYHLAKNFLKPTPFKINVVWAEALIYPLTHLKTYDLIFIDASKGQYQKLFAKFCQLLNPQGIIICDNIHLSCFQKNQSYNKPKGVFKKMHDFEIFLQNHSDFKTIFQNIGDGLSVSYKITDNKKQL from the coding sequence ATGTTCAACAAAAAAATATATTTAAAAAAACTAAAAACATATGCTCAAAAACATAAAGTTCCTATAATTCAAGACGATAGTTTGTCTTTTTTGCTCCAGCAAATACCACAAAACAAAATACACAAGATTTTAGAAATCGGTACTGCTATCGGATATAGTGCTTTGGCAATGAGTTTTGATAACACCGAAATAGATACCTTAGAAAGAGATTATTTTAATTATCATTTAGCCAAAAACTTTCTTAAACCAACACCTTTCAAGATTAATGTCGTTTGGGCAGAAGCTTTAATTTATCCGCTTACACATTTAAAAACTTATGATTTAATTTTTATTGATGCCTCTAAGGGCCAATATCAAAAATTATTTGCTAAATTTTGCCAGTTACTCAACCCCCAAGGAATTATTATTTGCGACAACATACATTTAAGTTGTTTCCAAAAAAACCAATCATACAACAAACCAAAAGGGGTTTTTAAAAAAATGCATGATTTTGAAATATTTTTGCAAAACCATTCAGATTTTAAAACTATTTTTCAAAATATCGGCGATGGTTTAAGTGTTTCTTATAAAATAACAGATAATAAAAAGCAATTATAA
- a CDS encoding YqeG family HAD IIIA-type phosphatase, whose product MLNNESVVKKSYIPQHYYHTVEQIPFDVFQKQGIKALFFDLDNTLLDCKKNKLDVGIKNLLTKLLNTFQVIILSNASQKRLDLVLQKDFNFIYLNLFVKKPSLKAFQRALQMVNLAPSSVLMIGDQLHTDINGANQAGIISILVKPLNRKQESLWTKFNRFFREKRFLKKLKKENYLLWQNKFEDFERN is encoded by the coding sequence ATGTTGAATAATGAAAGTGTTGTTAAAAAAAGTTACATACCGCAACATTATTATCATACTGTAGAACAAATCCCATTTGATGTTTTCCAAAAGCAAGGCATTAAAGCTTTATTTTTTGATTTAGATAACACTTTGCTCGATTGCAAGAAAAATAAATTAGATGTTGGCATAAAAAATCTTTTAACTAAACTATTAAACACTTTTCAAGTAATAATACTTTCTAATGCCTCTCAAAAGCGATTGGATCTTGTTTTACAAAAAGATTTCAATTTCATTTACTTAAATTTATTTGTCAAAAAACCATCCCTAAAAGCTTTTCAAAGAGCCTTACAAATGGTAAACTTAGCTCCTTCTTCTGTTTTGATGATAGGAGACCAATTGCACACAGATATTAATGGAGCTAATCAGGCAGGTATTATTTCTATATTGGTAAAACCCTTAAACCGCAAGCAAGAAAGTTTATGGACTAAATTTAATCGTTTTTTTAGAGAAAAAAGATTTTTAAAAAAATTAAAAAAAGAAAATTATTTATTATGGCAAAATAAATTTGAAGATTTTGAAAGAAATTGA
- the gpmI gene encoding 2,3-bisphosphoglycerate-independent phosphoglycerate mutase encodes MNKFVSLIILDGLGLSEQKENNAFYLAKTPYLDSLFCRFPHTTLIASGEEVGLPTGQMGNSEVGHLNLGAGRVVYQSLTQINKAIREQTFCQNNAFLKAIEHAKKNNSKIHLLGLISDGGIHSHLSHFKALFDLLKKHSLEKQTYLHAITDGRDTSPNSGVAFLQELLDYGLQIATVSGRYYALDRDNNWDRINLVYNILTTKKPPFFNDPVKQIKACYQQGITDEFINPFVVLPEGLMDDNDSVIFVNFRPDRAMRLATALSNPIETNYFSSEGKTNFAGQKILKNLLLVTMTSYGKQVKSLVAFEKEVLKNIYGEVIANKGLHQIRIAETEKYPHVTFFFDGGKELKLLNANRILISSPRVKTYDLKPEMSAFEITDVAKKAVLSNKYQTMILNFANPDMVGHTGSLEATIKAVETIDTCLQDLIETILSVGGKACILADHGNAEQMTDEAGNPHTAHTTNLVPLIVTDQNITLKKGALCDVAPTLLDLLGIAQPKEMTGKSLLHKKLNSKNFK; translated from the coding sequence ATGAACAAATTTGTAAGTCTCATTATTTTAGATGGTCTCGGTTTGTCAGAACAAAAAGAAAATAACGCTTTTTATTTAGCCAAAACTCCTTATTTAGATAGTCTTTTTTGTCGTTTCCCTCATACCACTTTAATTGCTTCTGGTGAGGAAGTGGGTTTACCTACAGGACAGATGGGCAACAGCGAAGTCGGTCATCTTAACTTAGGGGCTGGTAGGGTTGTGTATCAATCATTAACTCAAATTAATAAAGCAATCCGCGAGCAAACTTTTTGTCAAAATAACGCTTTTTTAAAAGCTATCGAACATGCCAAAAAGAATAACAGCAAAATACACCTTTTAGGACTTATTTCTGATGGCGGGATTCACTCACATTTGAGTCATTTTAAAGCTTTGTTTGATTTATTAAAAAAACATAGTTTAGAAAAACAAACATATTTGCATGCAATTACTGATGGAAGAGATACTTCCCCTAATTCAGGAGTGGCTTTTTTGCAAGAATTATTGGATTATGGTTTACAAATAGCCACTGTTTCAGGTAGATATTACGCCTTAGATCGTGATAATAACTGGGATCGTATTAATTTAGTTTATAATATTCTCACTACTAAAAAACCCCCTTTTTTCAATGATCCTGTCAAACAAATAAAAGCTTGTTATCAACAAGGTATCACAGATGAATTTATTAATCCTTTTGTTGTTTTACCTGAGGGTTTAATGGATGATAACGATTCAGTTATTTTTGTCAATTTTCGCCCTGATAGAGCGATGCGCTTAGCAACAGCTTTATCAAATCCGATAGAAACTAATTATTTTAGTTCCGAAGGTAAAACTAATTTTGCAGGTCAAAAAATATTAAAAAATCTGTTATTAGTTACTATGACTTCATATGGTAAACAAGTTAAAAGTTTAGTCGCTTTCGAAAAAGAAGTTTTAAAAAATATTTATGGCGAAGTTATTGCTAACAAAGGGCTACATCAAATCAGAATTGCTGAAACAGAAAAATATCCTCATGTCACTTTCTTTTTTGATGGTGGCAAAGAGTTGAAATTATTAAATGCCAATCGCATTTTAATTTCTTCACCTCGTGTTAAAACTTATGATCTTAAACCAGAAATGAGTGCCTTTGAAATCACCGATGTAGCCAAAAAGGCAGTTTTATCTAATAAATATCAAACTATGATTCTTAATTTTGCCAACCCCGATATGGTAGGACACACTGGCAGCCTTGAGGCAACTATTAAAGCAGTTGAAACGATAGATACTTGTCTACAAGATTTGATTGAAACTATTTTATCTGTGGGCGGAAAAGCTTGTATTTTAGCAGATCATGGTAACGCTGAACAAATGACAGATGAAGCAGGCAACCCTCATACGGCTCACACCACTAATTTAGTTCCTTTAATTGTGACAGATCAAAATATTACTTTAAAAAAGGGAGCTTTATGTGATGTTGCTCCTACTTTATTAGATTTATTAGGAATTGCACAACCGAAAGAAATGACAGGAAAAAGTTTGCTTCACAAAAAATTAAATTCAAAAAACTTCAAATAA
- the rsmD gene encoding 16S rRNA (guanine(966)-N(2))-methyltransferase RsmD, whose translation MTKTTNIIGGKYKGHKIKLVPSLKTKATSSLVKEALFNILGNSIENKKILDLFSGNGSYGFEALSRNAKQVFFVDFSFKAFQTLKENQKKLKLNLDKIVIYYSHYLLALKKFQKLNFNFDFVILDPPYFKNLYLPAFENLGAITHLESIVICELHHKVHLPSQIKEFVLFKEKKYGNKKLQFYRKN comes from the coding sequence ATGACAAAAACAACTAATATTATTGGTGGAAAATATAAAGGTCATAAAATTAAATTAGTGCCATCTTTAAAAACAAAAGCCACTAGTTCTTTGGTTAAGGAAGCTCTTTTTAACATTTTAGGTAATTCAATTGAAAACAAAAAAATTTTAGATTTGTTTTCTGGCAATGGTTCTTATGGTTTTGAGGCTTTAAGTAGAAATGCCAAACAAGTTTTTTTTGTTGATTTTTCTTTTAAAGCTTTTCAAACATTAAAAGAAAATCAAAAAAAATTAAAACTTAATTTAGACAAAATTGTTATTTATTATTCTCATTATTTATTAGCTTTAAAAAAATTTCAAAAACTTAATTTCAATTTTGATTTCGTTATTTTAGACCCTCCTTATTTTAAAAACTTATATTTACCTGCTTTTGAAAATTTAGGAGCAATAACTCATTTAGAAAGTATAGTTATTTGTGAATTACATCATAAAGTTCATTTACCTTCTCAAATTAAAGAATTTGTTTTATTCAAAGAAAAAAAATATGGTAATAAAAAATTACAATTTTATCGAAAAAATTAA
- a CDS encoding dihydrofolate reductase: MISLITAFDSNYLIGFDNKLPWHYPDDLQYFKKMTFNQEVLMGYQTYLSLKSYFKDKPFYFKKTYVASLQKDLQLPNCEVVFNLANFLKTCATNPNINIFIIGGRQIYRQALPYTKFLYITHILNRYQGNVYFPKIDWQSFQLMQKTIQPQLIFTLYQRKNEF; the protein is encoded by the coding sequence ATGATTAGTTTAATTACAGCTTTTGATAGCAATTATTTAATAGGGTTTGATAACAAGTTACCTTGGCATTATCCCGATGATTTACAATATTTTAAAAAAATGACCTTTAATCAAGAAGTTTTAATGGGTTATCAGACATATCTTTCTTTAAAAAGTTATTTCAAAGATAAACCTTTTTATTTTAAAAAAACTTATGTTGCTAGTTTGCAAAAAGATTTACAATTGCCTAATTGTGAAGTTGTTTTTAATTTAGCAAATTTTTTAAAGACTTGCGCTACTAACCCAAATATTAATATTTTTATTATCGGCGGCAGACAAATTTATAGACAAGCTTTACCTTATACTAAATTTTTATATATTACTCATATTTTAAATAGATATCAAGGTAATGTTTATTTTCCTAAAATTGATTGGCAATCATTTCAATTGATGCAAAAAACCATTCAACCACAATTAATTTTTACTCTTTATCAAAGAAAAAACGAGTTTTGA
- the yqeK gene encoding bis(5'-nucleosyl)-tetraphosphatase (symmetrical) YqeK — translation MLLTKIRQIVENKLKNFPLRLSHSLRVYRTATKLARHYRKPSLPIQIAALFHDFTKNDSFEQQKPYLTKISIIKYQKTPAIFHALSAANFLKKELGINNKIILNAIKKHVWGDIKMNYCDKIVFLSDKIEPKRNYPQRKYFEKLAYLDIHQAIYEILKNNFDYFLKKNHPLPSNYQLILESLKKDIKKKIL, via the coding sequence ATGTTATTAACAAAAATTCGTCAAATTGTTGAAAATAAATTAAAAAACTTTCCTTTGCGTTTAAGTCATTCTTTAAGAGTTTATCGAACTGCTACCAAATTGGCAAGACATTATCGCAAACCTTCACTACCTATTCAAATTGCTGCTTTATTTCATGACTTTACTAAAAATGACTCTTTCGAACAACAAAAACCTTATTTAACTAAAATAAGTATTATCAAATATCAAAAGACACCAGCTATTTTTCATGCTTTATCAGCAGCTAATTTTTTAAAAAAAGAATTGGGCATCAATAACAAAATTATTCTAAATGCTATTAAAAAACATGTTTGGGGTGATATTAAAATGAATTATTGTGATAAAATCGTTTTTTTAAGTGATAAAATCGAACCTAAAAGAAATTATCCTCAAAGAAAGTATTTTGAAAAATTAGCTTATCTTGATATTCATCAAGCTATATACGAAATTTTAAAAAATAATTTTGATTATTTTTTAAAAAAAAATCATCCTCTCCCATCTAATTATCAATTAATTCTTGAATCTTTAAAAAAAGATATCAAAAAAAAGATATTATGA
- the greA gene encoding transcription elongation factor GreA produces MNNKIYELTQSGISKLKKELLFLKEVKRKENLEALKEAREQGDLSENADYDAARNEQALIEYRIAEIQNILKNVRVVKVSKDKEIGIGKKISLELLSLGKKKEIELVSTLESDPFSNKISIESPLGKNIKGHAIGDIIFVTSETGKTFKVKILNVE; encoded by the coding sequence ATGAACAATAAAATTTATGAATTAACCCAATCAGGAATATCAAAATTAAAAAAAGAATTACTTTTTTTAAAAGAAGTGAAAAGAAAAGAAAATTTAGAAGCTTTAAAAGAAGCGCGTGAGCAAGGAGATTTATCAGAAAATGCTGATTATGATGCTGCGCGTAACGAACAGGCTTTAATAGAATATCGTATTGCAGAAATTCAAAATATTTTAAAAAATGTTCGTGTTGTTAAAGTTTCAAAAGATAAAGAAATTGGAATTGGCAAAAAAATATCTTTAGAACTTTTAAGTTTAGGCAAAAAAAAAGAAATTGAATTGGTAAGCACTTTAGAATCTGACCCATTTAGTAATAAAATTTCAATTGAATCACCTTTAGGAAAAAACATCAAAGGACATGCAATCGGAGATATTATATTTGTCACTAGTGAAACTGGCAAAACCTTTAAGGTCAAAATTTTAAATGTTGAATAA
- a CDS encoding OsmC family protein, with protein MIVFQITTYFNPYLNDLCFFEEKNSTTKKLVSALEPSQNQSGPKDLFCLSWSICLYKTSKKILEEQGHQDKDLKVKVTLEMAKDDKGFYFKPTAILGIENMSLQQVQIILLAADQRCPISRLISANDNVKTQVANYDELITQ; from the coding sequence ATGATTGTTTTTCAGATAACTACTTATTTTAATCCATATTTAAATGATTTATGTTTTTTTGAAGAAAAAAACAGTACTACTAAGAAGTTGGTATCTGCTTTAGAACCGAGTCAAAATCAATCCGGTCCTAAAGATTTGTTTTGTCTTTCTTGGAGCATTTGTTTATACAAAACTTCCAAAAAGATTTTAGAAGAACAAGGACATCAAGATAAAGATTTAAAAGTTAAAGTTACTTTAGAAATGGCAAAAGATGATAAAGGTTTTTATTTTAAACCGACTGCTATTTTAGGCATCGAAAATATGTCATTACAGCAAGTTCAAATAATTTTGCTAGCAGCCGATCAAAGATGTCCGATTTCGCGTTTAATTAGTGCTAATGATAATGTAAAAACTCAAGTTGCTAATTATGATGAATTGATAACCCAATAA
- a CDS encoding lysophospholipid acyltransferase family protein: MFTFIFIATFLLSTFMLCHIMSFWFFPIALFFALFLTFITLFLVLLLCLAIMSFLPSNHKFKGFVAQSLALLVKRFLRIKITVTNPHLLLLSKNIVIYANHKSYTDPFIIASVIPRTIAFSPKDKFRSFCGSHFFLQLAFYAFDYMVISRDNIRKTALSLIKAIPKVKAGLAMVVFPEGGIKDRNDEATVPLLEGSFKIAFKTQADIIPLTIKGASRIKNYYWWQKKTVEVIIHQPLKYKNYHNQTMSQIALTVQKQINSSFA, translated from the coding sequence ATGTTCACTTTTATTTTTATAGCTACTTTTTTATTATCAACTTTTATGCTTTGTCACATTATGTCATTTTGGTTCTTCCCGATTGCTTTATTTTTTGCTTTATTTTTAACTTTTATAACACTTTTTTTAGTTTTATTGTTATGCCTTGCAATCATGTCTTTTTTACCTTCTAATCACAAGTTTAAAGGTTTTGTTGCTCAAAGTTTAGCTCTTTTGGTGAAACGTTTTTTAAGAATAAAAATCACAGTTACAAATCCTCATCTCTTGCTGTTATCAAAAAATATCGTTATTTATGCTAATCATAAATCATATACAGACCCTTTTATAATTGCAAGTGTGATTCCAAGAACTATCGCTTTTTCTCCCAAGGATAAGTTTCGTTCTTTTTGTGGCAGTCATTTTTTTTTGCAATTAGCTTTTTATGCTTTTGATTATATGGTTATATCAAGAGATAATATACGTAAAACAGCTTTAAGTTTAATAAAGGCAATTCCAAAAGTAAAAGCAGGTTTAGCGATGGTTGTTTTTCCTGAAGGTGGTATTAAAGATCGAAATGATGAAGCAACGGTACCACTTTTAGAGGGGTCTTTTAAAATTGCTTTTAAAACGCAAGCCGATATTATCCCTTTAACGATCAAAGGGGCAAGTCGAATTAAAAATTATTATTGGTGGCAAAAAAAAACAGTTGAAGTTATCATTCATCAACCCTTAAAATATAAAAATTATCACAATCAAACTATGTCACAAATAGCTTTAACGGTGCAAAAACAAATTAATTCAAGCTTTGCATAA
- a CDS encoding thymidylate synthase: MKTYLDLCRFILTNGVSKEDRTKTGTKSIFGYQMRFNLQDGFPLLTTKKMNLQAIIHELLWFLKGDTNIYYLVQNNIKIWNDWPYQKYQNSSAFQNETMEEFVQKIKNDPSFAALHGDLGPVYGKQWRDFNGVDQINVLISEIKTNPYSRRLILNSWNPPLINQMALPPCHVLMQFYVSQGRLSLQLYQRSGDVFLGIPFNIASYALLLMIVAQVTNLEPYEFIHILGDAHIYNNHFKQIDTQIKRTPKKLPQMLLNPDIKDIFDFKFSDFTLQNYVCDGVLKGDIAV, from the coding sequence ATGAAAACTTATTTAGATTTATGTCGTTTTATTTTAACAAATGGGGTTTCAAAAGAAGATCGAACAAAAACAGGTACCAAAAGCATTTTCGGTTATCAAATGCGTTTTAACCTTCAAGATGGTTTCCCTTTGTTGACTACTAAAAAAATGAATCTCCAAGCTATCATCCATGAACTTCTATGGTTTTTAAAAGGAGACACTAATATTTATTATTTAGTGCAAAATAATATCAAGATTTGGAACGATTGGCCTTATCAAAAATATCAAAATTCATCTGCCTTCCAAAATGAAACTATGGAAGAATTTGTTCAAAAGATTAAAAATGATCCTTCTTTTGCTGCCTTGCATGGTGATTTAGGACCTGTTTATGGCAAACAATGGCGTGATTTTAATGGGGTTGACCAAATTAATGTTTTAATTTCGGAAATAAAAACTAATCCTTATTCTAGACGTTTAATTCTTAATTCTTGGAACCCTCCACTGATAAATCAAATGGCATTACCACCTTGTCATGTCTTAATGCAATTTTATGTCTCGCAAGGAAGACTTTCTTTACAGCTTTATCAAAGAAGTGGTGATGTATTTTTAGGTATCCCCTTTAATATCGCTTCTTATGCTTTGTTGCTAATGATAGTAGCGCAAGTAACTAACTTAGAACCTTACGAATTCATTCACATCTTAGGAGACGCTCATATTTATAATAATCACTTCAAGCAAATAGATACTCAAATTAAGAGAACACCAAAAAAACTACCTCAAATGTTGTTAAATCCTGATATTAAAGATATTTTTGATTTTAAATTTAGTGATTTTACTTTACAAAATTATGTTTGTGATGGTGTTTTAAAAGGTGATATTGCGGTATGA
- the ruvX gene encoding Holliday junction resolvase RuvX, with protein MVINNNYHNSYLGFDLGEKTLGIALSKTGIIAQKLKTLTFNTNQYQELIKPLKEIITHYQIKTIVLGYPKHMNNDIGIKAQISIDFKKQLKKNFLDVKVILWDERLSTVQSLKILKQNNKTKTQIKQMKDEIAATIILQNYLDYKITN; from the coding sequence ATAACAATTATCATAATTCTTACCTCGGTTTTGATTTAGGAGAAAAAACTTTGGGAATTGCTTTGTCTAAGACAGGTATTATTGCTCAAAAATTAAAAACACTTACTTTTAATACTAATCAATATCAAGAATTAATCAAACCTTTGAAAGAAATTATTACTCATTATCAAATTAAAACAATTGTTTTAGGATATCCTAAACATATGAATAATGATATAGGAATTAAAGCTCAAATCAGCATTGATTTCAAAAAACAGCTAAAAAAAAACTTTCTCGACGTCAAAGTTATTTTATGGGATGAACGTTTATCAACCGTCCAATCTTTGAAAATATTAAAGCAAAATAATAAAACTAAAACGCAAATAAAACAAATGAAAGACGAAATTGCTGCTACTATTATTTTACAAAATTATCTAGATTATAAAATAACCAATTAA
- a CDS encoding YneF family protein produces MDSIWLQLVFFILGILIGGALGAFFMFRWFKNYLQKNPPINERQIKEMFRQMGRTPSEKQIRQIVNSMKQIK; encoded by the coding sequence ATGGATTCGATTTGGTTACAATTAGTATTTTTCATTTTAGGAATTTTAATAGGGGGTGCTTTAGGAGCTTTTTTTATGTTTCGTTGGTTCAAAAATTATTTACAAAAAAACCCTCCTATTAATGAAAGACAAATTAAAGAAATGTTTCGTCAAATGGGTCGTACACCTTCTGAAAAACAAATTCGTCAAATTGTTAATAGTATGAAACAAATTAAATAA
- the pyk gene encoding pyruvate kinase, whose amino-acid sequence MNKTKIVCTLGPACQGKEALKQLIKNGLNVARFNFSHATYENSEKILREIKEINQELNTYVATMLDTKGPEIRTHNFVKPVQIEKNSEVRIAFTEVLGTEKKFSISYKELYNDIKVNDLIFIDDGYLTLEVIQKDEQNRELITKAHNTHIVKSRRGVNVPNIKLKIPYISPKDASDIVFACQKGYNFLALSFVRNASDVLEVRKILKEQQNEKIKIISKIENQEGIDNLEEIIKVSDGIMIARGDLGIEVAGELVPLYQTQMIQDCLYAGKPVIVATQMLESMQRNPRPTKAEISDVWNAVLEGATSTMLSGESASGLYPAQAVAFMAKINHQSEQYLDYEMIASFYNPKTRSEFLAFSVIQLALKEQIHAVVVDDVSYAFAFAKMHSKVPVFVQVKDISQATSLALNFANFPFLTQEELTIKLALLKEDIQKDLVIASIQKNTLFFI is encoded by the coding sequence ATGAATAAGACCAAAATAGTATGTACTTTAGGACCTGCTTGTCAAGGTAAAGAAGCCTTGAAACAATTAATCAAAAATGGTCTTAACGTAGCTCGTTTTAATTTTTCTCATGCTACTTATGAAAACAGTGAAAAAATTTTACGCGAAATTAAAGAAATTAATCAAGAATTAAATACTTATGTAGCAACTATGTTAGACACTAAAGGACCTGAAATCAGAACTCATAATTTTGTAAAACCAGTACAAATTGAAAAAAACTCTGAAGTAAGAATTGCTTTTACTGAAGTTTTAGGGACTGAAAAAAAGTTTTCTATTAGTTATAAAGAGCTTTATAACGATATTAAAGTAAATGATTTAATCTTTATTGATGATGGTTATTTGACTTTAGAAGTAATTCAAAAAGATGAACAAAACCGTGAATTAATTACCAAAGCTCATAACACTCATATAGTTAAATCACGCCGAGGTGTTAATGTTCCTAATATCAAACTAAAAATACCTTATATTTCTCCAAAAGATGCTTCAGATATTGTTTTTGCTTGTCAAAAAGGATATAATTTTTTAGCTCTTTCTTTTGTAAGAAATGCTTCTGATGTTTTAGAAGTAAGAAAAATTTTAAAAGAACAGCAAAATGAAAAAATTAAAATTATTTCTAAAATTGAAAATCAAGAAGGAATTGATAATTTAGAAGAAATTATAAAAGTTTCTGATGGTATAATGATTGCTCGTGGTGATTTAGGAATTGAAGTTGCAGGCGAATTAGTTCCTTTATATCAAACTCAAATGATTCAAGATTGTTTGTATGCTGGCAAACCAGTAATTGTAGCTACTCAAATGTTAGAATCCATGCAAAGAAATCCTCGCCCAACTAAGGCTGAAATTAGTGATGTTTGGAACGCTGTTTTAGAAGGAGCGACTTCTACTATGTTATCAGGTGAATCAGCTTCCGGACTTTATCCTGCTCAAGCGGTTGCTTTTATGGCTAAAATTAATCACCAATCAGAACAGTATCTAGATTATGAAATGATAGCTAGTTTTTACAACCCAAAAACTAGGTCTGAATTTTTAGCTTTCAGTGTTATACAGTTAGCTTTAAAAGAACAAATTCATGCTGTTGTAGTTGATGATGTAAGTTATGCTTTTGCTTTTGCTAAAATGCATTCTAAAGTGCCTGTTTTTGTGCAAGTCAAAGATATCAGTCAAGCAACCTCTTTAGCTCTTAATTTTGCTAATTTTCCTTTTTTAACTCAAGAAGAATTAACTATTAAATTAGCCCTTTTAAAAGAGGACATCCAAAAAGATTTAGTGATTGCCTCAATTCAAAAAAACACCTTATTTTTTATTTAA
- the pepV gene encoding dipeptidase PepV — protein MIDFRQEVLQRKDALITSLQNLLKINSELTSFSPDRVGAPFGKGNQKALEYMLDLGKQSNFEVVDVDGYAGHIEYGSQKEWVCMIGHLDVVPAGSNWTYPPYEARIVDGKIFARGAEDDKGPTIAVFWALKILKELNLPLQKRIKLILGLDEETGWRCMEYYFQKFPEIPSCGFIPDSHFPVVYAEKGICVFLFERTLEDWRIISIKSGSASNVVPDFASAIIIFDPTFLILFNDFIAKNNIQATLTTSNNQIKIDVFGKLAHGSTPWQGKNALYLLIKILKALGIDNDLINLFDQYLVDDLEGKQIGIYHNDHKTGKLVCFSGVLEYINNKVSFSLNLRYPKGMTYQTIETKLTQLAQKYHFTLKADFHRPLLYVDPQSNFIQTLMQVYQKHTDDLTSKPLCVGGGTFARCAPNLVAFGPHFKGEPSLAHQKDEFMSIKNLLQLTTIYAEALYLLAK, from the coding sequence TTGATTGATTTTAGACAAGAAGTTTTGCAAAGAAAAGATGCTTTGATTACCTCTTTGCAAAATTTATTAAAAATTAATAGTGAGTTAACTAGTTTTAGTCCTGATAGAGTAGGTGCTCCTTTTGGTAAAGGAAATCAAAAAGCTTTAGAATACATGCTTGATTTAGGTAAGCAAAGTAATTTTGAAGTTGTCGATGTTGATGGCTATGCCGGTCATATTGAGTATGGTAGTCAAAAAGAGTGGGTTTGTATGATTGGACATTTAGACGTTGTGCCTGCTGGTTCTAATTGGACTTATCCTCCTTATGAAGCAAGAATTGTTGATGGTAAAATTTTTGCCAGAGGCGCAGAAGATGACAAAGGACCTACGATTGCAGTTTTTTGGGCTTTAAAAATTTTAAAAGAATTGAATTTGCCCTTACAAAAAAGAATTAAATTAATTTTAGGTTTAGATGAAGAAACAGGTTGGCGTTGTATGGAGTATTATTTTCAAAAATTTCCTGAAATTCCTTCTTGTGGCTTTATCCCTGACAGCCATTTCCCGGTGGTTTATGCAGAAAAAGGGATCTGTGTGTTTCTTTTTGAACGCACTTTGGAGGATTGGCGCATAATTAGTATCAAAAGTGGGTCTGCTTCTAACGTTGTCCCTGATTTTGCTTCTGCTATTATCATTTTTGATCCTACTTTTTTAATTTTATTTAATGATTTTATCGCTAAAAACAATATTCAAGCTACTTTGACGACTAGTAATAATCAAATAAAAATAGATGTCTTTGGAAAATTAGCTCATGGCTCAACTCCCTGGCAAGGTAAGAATGCACTTTATCTTTTGATCAAAATTTTAAAAGCTTTAGGAATTGATAATGATTTAATCAACTTATTTGATCAATATTTGGTTGATGATTTAGAAGGCAAACAAATAGGTATTTATCATAATGATCATAAAACCGGTAAACTGGTTTGTTTTTCAGGCGTTTTAGAATATATTAATAACAAAGTTAGCTTTTCGCTTAATTTAAGATATCCAAAAGGTATGACTTATCAAACTATTGAAACTAAATTAACTCAATTAGCACAAAAATATCATTTTACTTTAAAAGCTGATTTTCACCGACCACTTTTATATGTTGATCCACAAAGTAATTTCATTCAAACGTTAATGCAAGTTTATCAAAAGCATACTGATGATTTGACATCAAAACCTTTATGCGTGGGCGGTGGAACTTTTGCTAGGTGTGCTCCTAATTTAGTAGCTTTTGGACCGCATTTTAAAGGTGAACCCTCTTTGGCTCATCAAAAAGATGAATTTATGTCCATTAAAAATTTATTGCAATTAACAACTATATATGCTGAAGCTTTATATCTTTTAGCTAAATAA